One Penaeus monodon isolate SGIC_2016 chromosome 37, NSTDA_Pmon_1, whole genome shotgun sequence genomic region harbors:
- the LOC119596093 gene encoding uncharacterized protein LOC119596093: MSGARRWLEETHCPFPYFTEPTLSVYQKLGLKRSIVSVWNPAALGFYGAQMAKGTPLPKAYADIEDDPHQMGGDFIVDRHAKLEFIYHSKVPSDRPSVDLILASLKRMSQP, from the exons ATGTCAGGTGCAAGGAGATGGCTGGAGGAAACTCACTGTCCTTTCCCATACTTCACTGAACCAACTCTTTCCGTGTACCAGAAACTTGGGTTGAAAAG GTCCATTGTGTCTGTCTGGAACCCAGCAGCCCTAGGTTTTTATGGTGCTCAGATGGCCAAGGGGACACCACTACCAAAGGCATATGCGGACATTGAGGATGACCCACACCAAATGGGCGGGGACTTCATTGTGGACAGACACGCAAAACTTGaatttatatatcatagtaaAGTGCCAAGTGACAGGCCTTCTGTAGATCTCATTCTTGCATCTTTGAAGAGAATGAGTCAGCCTTAA